The following proteins are encoded in a genomic region of Dioscorea cayenensis subsp. rotundata cultivar TDr96_F1 unplaced genomic scaffold, TDr96_F1_v2_PseudoChromosome.rev07_lg8_w22 25.fasta BLBR01000344.1, whole genome shotgun sequence:
- the LOC120254108 gene encoding probable serine/threonine-protein kinase BSK3 gives MVVFAESEVKSEGDGLPVFQEYSFEQLRLATFGFAVENIVSEHREKAPNVVYKEKLDAQRRIAVKRFNHAAWPDPRQFLEETRSVGQLRSQRLANLLGCCAEGEERLLIAEYMPNDTLAKHLFHWEAQPMKWPMRLRVVLYLAL, from the exons ATGGTTGTGTTTGCAGAGAGTGAAGTGAAGAGTGAGGGTGATGGGCTGCCGGTGTTCCAGGAGTATTCTTTTGAGCAGCTCCGGCTTGCTACATTTGGGTTTGCGGTAGAGAACATTGTGTCCGAGCATAGGGAGAAGGCGCCTAATGTAGTGTACAAGGAGAAGTTAGATGCGCAACGCAGGATTGCTGTTAAGCGGTTCAATCATGCTGCATGGCCTGATCCTCGCCAGTTCTTG GAAGAAACGAGATCTGTTGGTCAACTTAGAAGCCAAAGATTGGCAAATTTACTTGGCTGCTGTGCTGAAGGCGAAGAGAGGTTGCTTATTGCTGAATATATGCCCAATGATACTCTTGCTAAGCACCTTTTTCATT GGGAAGCACAACCTATGAAATGGCCTATGCGATTGAGGGTGGTGCTTTATCTCGCCCTCTAG